The region AtgcaattcatggatcttaatgaaaaaagacTCAGTGATATCTATTAGTATGAGCGGTTTAGTGcagattgattgaatttaaaagggATTGTTAAGAGGTAcgagctccactgagtgccattctagtttttacgTTGAGCATCACACCAAGTTCTTCGGCTGTAGCCGCCTCCCAAGCTGTTAAGTAAGTTGCTGTTACCTCACATGCATCCTTGGGTTCAAACAAAACATATCTCTAGACCAACAAAAACTCCTGTTCCTCCCTAAAAAATGATCTCAGCCTAAACTTCATCTGAAATCATTGACCACCTGCTGGTAAATGGTTCCACAGGTCGTCATTCTGCGTTTTTTTGCAGCCGCAGCATTTTGCTGCTTATTCTGCATCGGGAGGAACTACAACCTGCTGACCACAGCTCAAAACATCGCTCTGTACATCTTCATCATTCCATCGCTAATGGTTTACTGCAACAattttgtgaaaagagaaatctCACAGCAACATTACGCTGCCCTGTGCAATCTTTGGTAAATAAAAGGGCACATGGGGCGAGGAGTGTATCGGCGCTCTCTGGAGGATCAGCCTGGTTTGAACTGGATTGTTTGTTTGGAAAGTAGGGGAAAGGCCTGACGAACCTGGTGGGGAACATGGATCACTAATCAAAGCGACCCTTGTATGACACGTTGATAACACAGTCTGCAAAAACTGGCCCTGACAGGCTGCACAGGATAAAGCTCCCATTGGAGAAACTGGGTCATTAGACTGTGATAGAAACACTTCACTGGTGGTGACATCAACTGCGTGAGTTGGTGAAGGGGTTTGTGGTGTGGGTGAGGGAAGAAGCTGAATCCAGATCTAATTCATATGAATGTAGTTGCTCTctgaatgccattctagttatatCTGTTATGTGTGACCAACGACAAAAACCTGGGAAGTATTTCAGAGGAATTACTTTCACTAAAAtactgaagaagaaaataagcAGCTGAGACTTTGGCTGTTATCAAAATAGTTGTAAACCAAATAATAATCCCAGCTCTAACACCGGTGGTAGATTATTCAATAACAAAGCCTCTGACCTCCTCATGTGTTTGGaatgtgcagatgtttgtgtgtcaagTGACCACGAACACCAGCTGTCACACAACAGGAGCCGGTCAATAGAAGTGTATTTAAAGTTATGATGGATCTAAAACGTGGTGGAGTAGAGATGTTTAAAGAAAGTATTTAAAGTACAAGCTGTGTACTTTAGTAGTGCACAGAGCGAACAGAGGCTTCCTGAGGTTGACAAACTGGATCTGCAGGCCACGAGCTCAGCATGCTCACATGTGACAGAATGTATGAAACTACAGACCGATCATGTTAGGTTCGAGGTCATGTGTGTTGCAGGAAACATGCAAGAGAATCACATGTGGCAGAATCACATGTGTGTGGACAGAGTGAGGTGAGGTGGAGGCTGTCAggagacacacagcagagacgtCCCAGTAGAGTGATGCAACATCTGCCACAGTTTACCAGCGGACCCGTGGAGGAGCGGAGACACAGGTGAGCGGGAGACAGACACACGGAGGCTGCGGCTCCGATCACACCGCAGCTTAGTCTTACCTGAGAGGCGCCTCCGCGGAGCAGGAGCTGTCACAGCCGAACCAAATGTGACCGAGGAGGCTCAGGGCACAGTGGAGAAATGTGCACGTGGCAGGTCCTCGTCCAATCACAGGCCGGGGtagccaccaccacccccccctaCTAccggtgaaaacacacacacacacactgtggtgtcGAGTTAGCCCCTTGTAAACCCTCGTGCTAACTAGCTAGCTCACTAGCTTCCCTGGTGGCGTGGCGGGTTTCGACCCCTCGCGCAGAGATGAAGGATGTTTATCATGAGCAGTGACTAAAAGTGACGCAGCCACAGTTCAAACATACAAAAGTAGCGCGCAGGTTATTGTGACCCACACTTAGCATGCGGCTAACTGCTAGCTTACTGCTagctaacccccccccccccccacgttgCATCTTCGCTCAGGGCGCGTTCAAgtgttgttgggggggggggggaatcacGCAAACGACAcatcaaagttgtttttttatcgttgccttgttttatttctacatgACATTTGGCCGATTAATACatgtttctaaataaaaaacGATAAACAATCgaaatgaatgaatacacaAAAACGTTCAATAGATTTACTACACGTGAAGATGGAATTGTGGGGTTTTCCCCGACAGCGCGTGAATGCAGCACGGGAATCGAGTCTCGTACGTAGCGGTGCGTGTGACGTCACCCCCCTTAGTAACCCTCGGCGGCGTCTCCGGGAGAGAAGCAACAAGATGGTGAGTTCGGCTCCGTCCCGGTCCTCGGACCCTCGCGCTTCTCTCACGCGGAAACATCGACGCAGACCGTCGCGGACATTTTACCCGACGAACAGTTCGCGCGCGACTTGTCGAGAAAGAAGCTGCGTCGTTCGTCGCTGCGCTCCGTTATCagcgggagggggggggggggattagcTTTAGCACGCTAGCTGTGTTGAGCTCTCATTAGTGGGCAGCGACACAGCAACAGATGAGGTGACGGGCTGCAGCTGCTAGCGTCGTTAGCATCGTTAGCAGGGAGCTTTTTTAACCCTCCACCCAGAGCAGAAGGTGGCGACTGGTAGAAGAGTGCACTGTGCCCGTGAGAGGAGCGGCTGCACGGGGAGGAAGGTTCCCCCCTCTCGATGGTGGATCTCACGCTgccccctcaccctctccctgtctctcctctctcctcgctGCAGGGATTACTGTCCATCCTGCGTAAGCTAAAGAGCACACCGGACCAGGAGGTGAGGATACTGCTGCTGGGTCTGGACAACGGCGGCAAGACCACCCTGCTCAAACAGCTGGCGTCCGAGGACATCAGCCACATCACCCCCACACAGGTGAGGACACCCAGGGGAGGCAGGACACAGGGGGAGTCTCCATTAGAGGCCACGAGACAGGaaagagcagagcaggaggatCGAAATGAAAGTTGAATGTGTCCACTACAAATGATTTATTCTGAGTGTCCTTTAGTTGCAGCCGCTGTGGATGgatgttgataccaggtctgaGACTAAAGCTCTTCAGGGGCCAGGACTCCTGGTCCTCCTTGTCCCTGGAGACACACCATGTCTCCGGGCTGTTTGTTTGGGCTCGTTGTCAGGCAGCAGAATTAATTCAAGACCgacgatcacacacacacacacctgataaATCTAAACGGCCTCAAGCTTTTGCACAGTTCTGGTTTCTGACGGTTACTGTCGAGGTTGAGAGGCTCCTCTGCAGATGTGTGGATCTATAGAACAAGAAGTGACATCAGTTCACTTGTCTAAGGCTCTTTTGTGTTTCCCCCAGGGATTCAACATTAAGAGCGTCCAGTCTCAGGGTTTTAAACTGAATGTCTGGGACATCGGAGGTCAGAGGAAGATCAGGCCGTACTGGAGAAACTACTTTGAAAACACCGATGTGTTGGTGAGTGGATTTTAACACAGCAAGGACGctgtattttactttattgaaGGTTTTGCTCTGCAGTGTTAATCTACTCTGCCTCGGTGAAGTGACTATTTTAAACATGagcacagaggagctgctgacGATGCTAACCTCCATTTTGTTTCAGATCTATGTCATCGACAGCGCAGACAGGAAGAGGTTTGAGGAAACCGGTCAGGTAGGTTGATATTTTATGTAACGTATATCAAGTCTTCTCCATTATTGCCTCATCACCAGCAAATGTTCCAGCAAATACTGCTCGTTCCGACACGAGGGAACCGCTGCTgtcagtgagagtgtgtgtgtcttaatgtGTAACCaacagtaatgtgtgtgtgtgtgtgtgtgttacaggagCTGGCTGAGTTGCTGGATGAGGAGAAGTTGAGCGGCGTTCCCGTTCTCATCTTCGCGAACAAACAGGACCTGCTGACCGCCGCCCCGGCCTCCGAGATCGCAGAGGGTCTCAACCTGCACACCATCCGCGACCGCATGTGGCAGATCCAGTCCTGCTCCGCCCTCACCGGTGAGGGGATCCAGGTGAGTCGACCTTTTCCCTGttttctcccctttttttttttttttttatgatcgTCTTTATTTTGCTTCCTCTCACCATGTTGTTCTTGAATCCACTTCCAGGAGGGGATGAACTGGGTCTGCAAGAGCGTCAACTCCAAGAAAAAATAGCTTCGCTTCTAGTCTTCTGCTCCTCGGGAGgaaatggcagcagcagcacacacacacacacacacacacacacacacacacacacacacacacacacacacacacacacacacacacatcctcctgAGCCTTAGTATGATGAGATATACCTGTGAATGTAAACACACTACTAATCCAACATGGACCTGGAGTTTTAATCCCCTTCATCCCTGTATCACTGATTTATCAATCCACACATcgtcctgtgtttgtctctagaaagaggagaggtggtggtggtggtggtggtggtggggcgGCCCATGCCAGGAAATCAACCCCCTCTGCTACTCCACAGTCCACCTACGTCACCACCAGTGTCCCAGCCAATCCCAGTCACCGTCCGCAGCCCGTCACAACCTCAAACATTCCCGTTAAACTGCTCTTTCATTGGAATTCCATCTTATTCTCTAAACTGTTTCGCACGCTGTCCTGGAAACCAGCTCAACTACCACCTCCGCCCACTCATTCCGTCACTTTTCTTATTTCCATCATTCCACGTCGGCTGTAAGTGCGTTTCCTGCTCTGTTTGAAGTGAGGTATATTTTTgtaactgttttatttatggtGAAGTACAGCGTAGAGTGCTCTTaaaacaccagtgtgtgtgtgtgtgtgcgtgatttTAAGGATGTCCAACTCTCCCCGATAAAGAATATTACTGTACATGTTAATATGTATAAAAAAGATTATGAGGAACTACATTTTTTTTGGATCAAATGTAAATAGCTCAGCCCTGTGTTCATATGTTAGGTTATGCACATGTTATAGAGGATTCGTTACCCTGCTGTACTTTGTAATCTATAATGTTTGCATATCTAATATATGCTGGTAGATTTTTAACAAAGGTATGTACTGTATTATCAGCGTGTGAGGGAATTCACTCTTTGGACGTCTCCTTTTGATATTCTTGAATGTAATCTGTCCAGAATTGAAGGTACTGTAGGTGAATTAAAAAGTGTCTCAGAAATCATGTGGTGTTGATTATTGAGTTAAGTTGTTTCCTCCACAAACAGGATGATGCAGggtcttgttgttgttgttgtgtctgacCAGGCTCTCGTGCTCACGCACCAGTAGCAGGTGGAGTCAGCTGTTCATGACAGTCACCAAGCCTGTGGAGAGGCCTCTGTGGACGACAGCAGAGTAATGACCCTCCCGAACACgtgtcctctgtttgtgttaCTGCTGAAACAACATAAAGTCATCCTAATAAATACATTCTGTAAAGCTAGTTCACTCCTGAACCTGAGATGACTTTCAGGTCTTAACTAATTATTCAATTATGGGAGATGTGGtcaaaaatgataaaagattaaaaagaacTATAAACTACAAAAGTCAGTAAATGAAGTTTACAATATaccacaagaagaagaaagtaaaaCACCGAACACGTCCACATCAAATGTGTCATTTTGCtcataatataaaaacaagatTACTTGAATAAAAGTTTATATTCGTAATTGCTTTTTACATATTATCCTGAGAACATAACTCAAATCTAACTAAAGAACTAAAAACTtgcttatttcttttaaatataataactattaaatcattcaaatacagacaaaactgaaataaagaaaaatctattttgtGAAATATAAGAAAATGATAACAATACAGGGCTGTGTCATTTCTTCTCAAACATAATAGATGcaagtaaatatttaaaagaataataaattaGATTTAGCTGTTGTGTATTTTGAGATCGTATCTTTCTGAGTATGACTGAATACGAGCCACAAAATATTTGTTCTGTCAAACGGGAGTTTCAGGCAGGTGGTGCTGTGTCCTCCTGTCGGGGCCTCAAGCTGAGCAGGAGAAGCTGTGCGGCATCAATATTCTTCCCCACAACCCAGCTGACAAATATCTGGTATTGACCAAattcagctcagctcagaggTAAAGACGACAGCCTGGCACAATTAGTGTTACGTAACACTTCTACTGACTGACATTTCAGAGGTGTATTACATTTTATCTGACAGCCATAGATTTTATATTGAAACCTTACGATCactttattattaaataaaaacgaAAGGCCTCGTGTATCCACATGAGGCTGATTAGAACTATCAGTGATCTGCAATTAACGGCTTCATTAATGCTTCATACCATTCAGTCTTTATAGGGGTGTTGCACCACAGCAGGCGACTGCCTGGAGCCCCCAGCCGAGAGGAGGCGCTGACAGCAGCTGATTACGTTCGTCCAAAGCCACGACGATCTAGTGAGAGCCCCCTTCACTGCTATGATTGGCCACGTAGAGGAGATTATAACGGCCCCATGGTTGGAAACCCCCCCGACAGCTTCTTAACTGTAgatgtctgaatgtgtgtgtgtgtggaacgtTAATATTATTTATGTCTCTAACCTCTGTTTATGATTTTGAcgataaaataattgtttgaaGATCGAAATGATGTGGTTTGGCATCAAGAGTttatgggagggggtgggggtgggggggtgttggTTTGATGTAGGTTCCTtttgctggggggggggggggggctaaagTCCCTGGAAACGCTCCTgtttatagatcagttataaaACATTAATGAGAACAACACTGCGGTTTCCAGATTGCGTGAAATCATCATCCTGCACAACACGTCTGTCGTTTTGTGTTCTTAATTTATGATCTGATATATGACGcataaaacatgtgaataatataatatataaatacacatgttGGATTATTCTCACAGTATTTATAAAAGGGGCCGTACTTAATTCAGTGTCTTATTAAAATGCTCTGTCCACgttgtttatattgtttttacataGTATAAATTATTTCTATTCcctatttttttcatatttaaatacatagtACGGTTACTTATTTTttcatcttatctcatctcTGTTGGAGTAATGGAATATATTCATCCTGACGTTTTGATACCACTGtcaagtgtttatttgtgttccATCTGAACGATAATTCTAAAGGTCGTCTTATTGAATTTGTCTAAAAGCTGCATCATCACTGAACCCCAGACGTCTTTGGGGTCATAAATAATTGGCCATTAGTCGACATTCGGAGGTGTCACATGTCTGAGAGTGTGTTCCTGCCGTAGGAACAGAGCTGCGCTGTGTAACGTCGTATGTGACTGATTCAGACGAAACTCGCAAacagcctcttcttcttctcccacaAAGCTTCTTAttgtcctctccctctctcctcagagACAGAATGTGCTCGCATTGTTCCTCGCATGTGGCCCTCGACTCCCTGTTGATTCTGACAAATCGCTTTTGGAAAATATGATGCACCCTGGGAATCACGTTAAGAAAGACGCAGGCttttaaaggagaagtttgaCGTTTTGGAAAACGAGCGACATTTGGGTGGAAAGATCGATACGACACTCAAAATATGAAATGGCAGCTAGTAGCGTGTTAGCTTAGCACCAGAAACAGAAAGTGTTTTTTACGCATAATTCTCATAAAACAAAAGTAACACATTAATTCTACAACTCAAGAGGTGCTACGACAGAACCGGGCTAGTTGTTTCCACGTTTCAACTTTTTGTGCTACGCTAACAAACTACTAGCGGTGACTTAGTATTTAACTTTAAAGGGAGCGATTCGTCTACGTGAAATTTCCTCATGTTATCAGCAACACATGCTAATGTTGTTGGCTAGTGTGAGAGACTGTGTCGTCTTTCAGGTTCCCCAATTAACCGATCGCGCTCCAACCACGGCAGATGCACGTGTCACTCgttgatttgattatttgacTTCAAAACTCAAAAAACGTTAACGTATAACTATGATATAACTCTTCCTATAAGGAAGTAGAGCTTTTCAAAGCGTAAAGGATAAAAGGTCACAGAGTCTTTATTCTTTTATCTTCACGTGTTTGTCGAAACCTTCaaaacaagagaacaaaaagttctgtggttgttttatcAGTTAGTAAAagtttcaatgtgtgtgtgtgtgtgtgt is a window of Paralichthys olivaceus isolate ysfri-2021 chromosome 21, ASM2471397v2, whole genome shotgun sequence DNA encoding:
- the arl3b gene encoding ADP-ribosylation factor-like protein 3, with translation MELWGFPRQRVNAARESSLVRSGACDVTPLSNPRRRLRERSNKMGLLSILRKLKSTPDQEVRILLLGLDNGGKTTLLKQLASEDISHITPTQGFNIKSVQSQGFKLNVWDIGGQRKIRPYWRNYFENTDVLIYVIDSADRKRFEETGQELAELLDEEKLSGVPVLIFANKQDLLTAAPASEIAEGLNLHTIRDRMWQIQSCSALTGEGIQEGMNWVCKSVNSKKK